A window of Helicobacter ganmani contains these coding sequences:
- a CDS encoding WD40 repeat domain-containing protein — protein MFPVKSSLKLVGSVLGVATDKDSIICMDNFYNISTFSKENKVIDKVLQLSKEVEPLHHFSKAVAISYTTSKIAMGFVKATKGVVVTTTPEIAPIAQLTWQKLAISKAAFSHEDDYLATGGEDGRVLLYSADNYQLVLSMPPLPDYISSIAFSQDERLVFAGCFGKSAMIFDVVKNDLVATIKTESLIEDAFFYADNTRLFCVTKEGQTLIYDVLEQKFIKENLLKGAWLTRCRPIAGEEFALVGAKDKQLRIIDLSDNTLSDSIALEHSGITTMRVEDNLLYLGFSDGTIDIADLNEAKEEMLELLNNNDLKGALGLIQSKNIFLQTLKEYRTKLETLWKEMLAKAIDLLAKDQLQEATAVVEPFMLDQRKREEFDYYWQQKEAVAKFMDAIEAKNYMEAYKLVEQNAYLKETVAYAKLEETWEKSFEVSKRLLFQDPQGNLVKAQDLLRPFVTVKSKKDVAMTLLRNSDKFVQADKEYKAKNFVEYFKLCDRLPFLKETLIYRSAMLIGDQIAQRVNACENQNDYTKALEICKLLASMSPFKTLADEKAKTIQIKLDFAQACKERKLADAFKMAETYFELRSMPEYKKLYDDFKRYEKIAFGFAATGNGKATLDNLKDYLYIEYWRDKIAAILKIAYLSEFMLNAPGKEGAQPDICWKETFQYYIERYGKDEEIKKLANEIGLQDVLDSIPFDGNPKGYLTTIVADSLLCIDNQPLHQHEENDKEEQ, from the coding sequence ATGTTTCCTGTAAAAAGCAGTTTAAAATTAGTCGGTAGCGTTCTTGGAGTCGCAACAGATAAGGATTCCATTATTTGTATGGATAATTTTTATAATATCTCTACTTTTTCCAAAGAAAATAAAGTAATTGATAAAGTATTGCAACTTTCCAAAGAAGTTGAACCTTTACATCATTTTAGTAAAGCAGTTGCTATTTCCTATACGACTTCCAAAATTGCTATGGGTTTTGTCAAGGCAACCAAAGGTGTAGTGGTTACTACTACACCAGAGATTGCGCCTATTGCACAGCTTACTTGGCAAAAACTTGCAATCTCTAAAGCTGCTTTTTCTCACGAAGATGATTATTTGGCAACAGGAGGTGAAGATGGGCGCGTGTTGCTGTATTCTGCCGACAATTATCAATTGGTTTTAAGTATGCCTCCTTTGCCTGATTACATTTCTTCTATTGCGTTTAGTCAAGACGAACGGCTAGTTTTTGCGGGTTGTTTTGGCAAAAGTGCAATGATTTTTGATGTGGTAAAAAATGATTTGGTTGCCACGATTAAGACGGAATCACTGATTGAAGACGCATTTTTTTATGCAGACAATACAAGATTGTTTTGCGTAACTAAAGAGGGGCAAACTTTGATTTATGATGTGTTGGAGCAAAAGTTTATCAAAGAAAATCTCTTAAAAGGAGCGTGGCTTACACGATGTCGCCCAATTGCAGGCGAGGAATTTGCTCTTGTGGGGGCAAAGGACAAACAATTGCGCATCATTGATTTAAGCGATAATACTTTAAGTGATTCTATTGCTCTTGAACATAGTGGAATCACAACAATGAGAGTGGAGGATAACTTGCTTTATCTTGGATTTTCTGATGGAACAATAGATATTGCAGACCTCAACGAAGCCAAAGAAGAAATGCTAGAATTACTCAATAATAATGACCTTAAAGGTGCATTGGGCTTGATTCAGTCTAAAAATATCTTTTTGCAAACCTTAAAAGAGTATCGCACAAAACTAGAAACTCTTTGGAAAGAAATGCTTGCAAAAGCTATTGATTTGCTTGCAAAAGACCAACTACAAGAAGCAACTGCGGTTGTAGAGCCATTTATGCTAGACCAACGCAAGAGAGAAGAGTTTGATTATTATTGGCAGCAAAAAGAAGCGGTGGCTAAATTTATGGACGCAATTGAGGCAAAAAACTATATGGAAGCTTATAAGTTAGTTGAACAAAATGCGTATCTAAAAGAAACAGTGGCTTATGCTAAGCTAGAAGAAACTTGGGAAAAATCTTTTGAAGTCTCTAAGAGATTGCTTTTCCAAGATCCTCAAGGCAATTTAGTCAAAGCGCAAGACTTGTTGCGTCCCTTTGTAACGGTTAAATCTAAAAAAGATGTGGCAATGACATTGCTTAGAAATAGCGATAAATTCGTGCAAGCCGATAAAGAATATAAGGCAAAAAATTTTGTAGAATATTTTAAACTATGCGATAGATTGCCTTTTTTGAAAGAAACTTTGATTTATAGAAGTGCAATGCTCATTGGAGACCAGATTGCACAACGTGTAAATGCTTGCGAGAATCAAAACGATTACACAAAAGCATTAGAGATTTGCAAACTGCTTGCTTCTATGTCACCCTTTAAAACGCTTGCAGACGAAAAGGCTAAGACGATTCAGATTAAACTAGATTTTGCACAAGCCTGCAAAGAGCGTAAATTAGCTGACGCATTTAAAATGGCGGAAACTTACTTTGAATTACGTTCTATGCCAGAATACAAAAAGCTTTATGATGACTTTAAAAGATATGAGAAGATTGCCTTTGGGTTTGCTGCAACAGGTAATGGAAAGGCAACTTTGGATAATTTAAAAGATTATCTTTATATTGAATATTGGCGCGATAAAATCGCTGCAATTTTAAAGATTGCTTATCTCTCCGAGTTTATGCTTAATGCGCCCGGCAAAGAGGGCGCACAACCAGACATTTGCTGGAAAGAGACTTTTCAATATTATATTGAAAGATATGGCAAAGATGAGGAGATTAAAAAGTTAGCAAATGAAATCGGATTGCAAGATGTGTTAGATAGCATTCCTTTTGATGGAAATCCCAAAGGCTATTTGACAACAATTGTAGCAGATTCCTTGTTGTGTATTGATAATCAACCTTTGCACCAACACGAAGAAAATGACAAAGAAGAACAATAG
- the ispG gene encoding flavodoxin-dependent (E)-4-hydroxy-3-methylbut-2-enyl-diphosphate synthase, which yields MESHTLKSRYKTKQIAVGDVLVGGDAPISVQSMTYSKTADLQATKKQIDCLQLAGCDIVRVAVSDEEDAKALKALKSMISIPLVADIHFRYKFALVAAESVDCVRINPGNIGSKDKIKAVVNACQEHRIPIRIGVNAGSLEKPFEVKYGATPKGMVESALYNIKLLEDFGFTNLKISLKASDVERTMSAYRMLRPLVEYPFHLGVTEAGDLESSMIKSSIALGGLLMEGIGDTMRVSITGELEKEIEVARGILRYCGRQKEGITYISCPTCGRLQADLVPILKELKERMPKIKTPMQISVMGCAVNALGEAKHADVAIAFGSGDGLVIKHGEIVGKYKQEELIDVFIKEVVETEKEIARGLEQ from the coding sequence ATGGAATCTCACACTTTAAAATCGCGCTACAAAACAAAACAAATTGCAGTAGGTGATGTCCTAGTGGGTGGAGATGCACCTATTTCTGTGCAGAGTATGACTTATAGTAAAACAGCCGATTTGCAAGCAACAAAGAAGCAAATTGATTGTTTGCAGCTTGCAGGGTGTGATATTGTGCGTGTGGCAGTGAGCGATGAAGAGGACGCAAAGGCATTAAAAGCACTTAAAAGTATGATTTCTATTCCTTTGGTTGCAGACATTCATTTTCGCTATAAATTCGCCCTTGTTGCGGCAGAATCGGTAGATTGTGTGCGCATTAATCCGGGAAATATTGGCTCAAAAGATAAAATCAAAGCAGTCGTCAATGCGTGTCAAGAGCATAGAATCCCGATTCGGATTGGTGTGAATGCGGGCAGTTTGGAAAAGCCCTTTGAAGTCAAATATGGCGCGACACCCAAAGGAATGGTAGAATCTGCATTATACAATATTAAGCTTTTGGAGGATTTTGGCTTTACAAATCTCAAAATTTCCCTTAAGGCAAGTGATGTAGAGCGCACAATGAGTGCATACCGTATGTTGCGTCCCTTGGTAGAATACCCTTTCCATTTGGGCGTTACAGAAGCAGGGGATTTGGAGTCTTCTATGATTAAAAGCTCCATAGCACTTGGTGGATTGCTTATGGAGGGGATTGGCGATACGATGCGCGTATCCATTACAGGCGAGCTAGAAAAAGAGATTGAAGTTGCGCGCGGAATTCTGCGTTATTGTGGGAGACAAAAAGAGGGAATTACTTATATTTCGTGTCCTACTTGTGGGCGTTTGCAGGCAGATTTAGTGCCGATTTTGAAAGAGTTAAAAGAGCGAATGCCCAAGATTAAAACGCCTATGCAAATTTCTGTTATGGGTTGTGCGGTCAATGCCTTAGGAGAGGCTAAACATGCAGATGTGGCGATTGCCTTTGGCAGTGGCGATGGATTGGTGATTAAGCACGGCGAAATTGTGGGCAAATATAAACAAGAAGAATTGATTGATGTTTTTATTAAAGAAGTAGTAGAGACAGAAAAAGAGATTGCTAGAGGTCTTGAACAATAA
- a CDS encoding type II secretion system F family protein yields MPKFRVQYKQKGKIQTKIYNVKTQSELENKLQSQHLFVLKITPQSSLKDKLFAFQTPKTKEILSAFYELKLGLKAHLPLNLLLENLQTHTKNPFLSAQFAKALFALNSGKSLSLSFKEAGFSDFICSMLEIGQKADMLGQAIEFILIELKNAHKNRKLLTKILLYPLLVSFIMVIVFLGITLFVLPQFEVLFANINAPLPLVSKSLLFMRTLVLDYGYFSLLSLCGIAFFTYRFYKTSQKFRCFMDKLWLKIPYLGAVLHYYQLSQFLLSFFWLYKSKVPLQTALDISSKALSNAEIKQKTERIFEAIVRGIPIAQAFSASGILDNLSVQLLCGAQNEEGFLESLEVLLELHQEELATHSETLLALIEPLMVLALGALVLWLALAIFLPLWELPMQIQTL; encoded by the coding sequence ATGCCAAAATTCCGAGTCCAATACAAACAAAAAGGCAAGATTCAAACAAAAATCTACAATGTCAAAACGCAAAGTGAATTAGAAAATAAACTCCAATCACAACATCTTTTTGTTCTCAAAATCACGCCACAATCTAGCCTAAAAGACAAATTGTTTGCCTTTCAAACCCCTAAAACAAAAGAAATTTTAAGTGCTTTTTACGAGCTTAAACTCGGGCTTAAAGCGCATTTGCCTTTAAATTTGCTTTTAGAAAATCTCCAAACGCATACTAAAAATCCTTTTCTTAGTGCGCAATTTGCCAAAGCACTCTTTGCGCTTAATTCTGGTAAATCCCTTTCGCTTAGCTTTAAAGAAGCAGGATTTTCAGATTTTATTTGTTCTATGCTAGAAATCGGACAAAAAGCCGATATGTTAGGACAAGCCATAGAATTTATTCTCATTGAACTCAAAAATGCGCACAAGAATCGCAAGCTTTTGACCAAAATTTTGCTTTATCCGCTTTTGGTTAGCTTCATAATGGTAATTGTATTTCTAGGTATTACCTTATTTGTTTTGCCTCAATTTGAAGTTTTGTTTGCAAATATCAACGCGCCTTTACCGCTTGTGAGCAAAAGTCTGCTTTTTATGCGCACACTCGTGCTAGACTATGGCTACTTTAGCCTCCTTAGCCTCTGTGGAATCGCATTTTTTACTTACAGATTCTACAAAACCTCTCAAAAGTTTAGATGTTTTATGGATAAACTATGGCTTAAGATTCCTTATTTAGGAGCGGTATTGCATTATTATCAACTTTCTCAATTTTTACTTAGTTTCTTTTGGCTTTACAAGAGCAAAGTGCCTTTACAAACTGCATTAGACATTTCATCTAAAGCACTTAGCAATGCAGAAATTAAGCAAAAAACCGAAAGAATTTTTGAAGCGATTGTGCGAGGAATCCCCATCGCACAAGCCTTTAGTGCAAGTGGTATTTTAGATAATCTAAGCGTTCAATTACTCTGTGGAGCGCAAAACGAAGAAGGGTTTTTAGAATCCCTAGAAGTTCTCCTTGAGCTACATCAAGAAGAACTCGCCACACATAGCGAAACTTTGCTTGCCTTAATTGAGCCTCTTATGGTCCTTGCTTTGGGTGCTTTGGTTTTGTGGTTAGCTCTTGCAATTTTCCTGCCTCTTTGGGAATTACCTATGCAAATACAAACGTTATAA
- a CDS encoding GspE/PulE family protein has translation MITQNSQKHWSIQEIHRDSALRLSVKQMRHFNAIIAQEIPPNTLEIALLNPSNNPHKDTIQSLFQDYILEFGEIGLDDFKKTLAWLEQEEQLQKLLKKIQQEIYQESKEKDSSIQSLVQLMLQIAVSKNASDVHFERDFDSMRVRFRIDGVLVECFTFELWLFAPLSASIKLLSHLNLTESKLPQDGRFELELLHSDRFPRIFDFRVSTLPLVEGESIVLRILDKHKTLLPLESLGFGEIELTQIQSLFNLPYGLVLITGPTGSGKSTTMYGILNILKERNLKIITLEDPVEYRLPHINQVAMSQNVSFANVLRNVLRQDPDVIILGEVRDKESLQIAIQAAFTGHLVFATLHTNDALDTIVRLKDMGLEPHFIAQSLSGILAQRLLRKLCKCAKLNPQDTSGCELCNHTGYLGRIAIAEIVLASKDLEDFIHHRISKLEFLKRLEKQTPNFTLEQKAHQLIANGVTDMREVYRVVK, from the coding sequence TTGATTACTCAAAATTCGCAAAAACATTGGAGCATTCAAGAAATTCATAGGGATTCCGCACTGCGTCTTAGCGTGAAACAAATGCGACATTTTAACGCAATTATTGCACAAGAGATTCCTCCAAATACATTAGAAATTGCTTTGCTAAACCCCTCCAATAATCCTCACAAAGACACCATTCAAAGTCTTTTTCAAGATTATATTTTAGAGTTTGGCGAAATTGGCTTGGACGATTTCAAGAAAACACTTGCGTGGCTAGAGCAAGAAGAACAGCTCCAAAAACTACTTAAGAAAATCCAACAAGAAATTTATCAAGAATCCAAAGAAAAAGATTCAAGCATTCAAAGCCTAGTGCAACTAATGCTACAAATTGCAGTATCCAAAAACGCAAGTGATGTGCATTTTGAACGCGATTTTGACTCTATGCGCGTACGATTCCGAATTGATGGCGTATTGGTAGAATGTTTCACATTTGAGTTATGGCTTTTTGCTCCTTTAAGCGCAAGCATTAAGCTGCTATCCCACTTGAATTTGACAGAATCCAAACTCCCGCAAGATGGACGATTTGAGCTAGAGTTATTACATTCTGATAGATTTCCTCGTATCTTTGACTTTCGTGTCTCTACTTTGCCTTTAGTTGAGGGAGAATCTATCGTGCTTAGAATTTTAGATAAGCACAAAACTCTTTTGCCTTTAGAATCTTTAGGCTTTGGAGAGATAGAATTAACACAAATCCAATCACTTTTTAACTTACCCTATGGGCTTGTGCTCATTACAGGACCTACGGGTAGCGGCAAAAGTACCACAATGTATGGAATCCTAAACATCTTAAAAGAGCGGAATCTCAAAATTATCACACTTGAAGACCCTGTGGAATATCGCTTGCCACATATTAATCAAGTGGCAATGAGCCAAAATGTCAGCTTTGCAAATGTCTTACGCAATGTCCTGCGCCAAGACCCAGATGTGATTATACTAGGAGAAGTGCGCGACAAAGAAAGTCTGCAAATCGCAATTCAAGCCGCTTTTACAGGACATTTGGTTTTTGCTACACTACACACAAACGACGCATTGGATACAATTGTGCGCCTAAAAGATATGGGATTAGAGCCGCATTTTATTGCACAATCCCTTAGTGGAATCCTCGCACAGCGACTTTTACGCAAACTCTGCAAGTGCGCCAAGCTAAATCCACAAGATACATCAGGCTGCGAATTATGCAATCACACGGGATATTTAGGCAGAATCGCAATTGCTGAAATTGTGCTTGCTAGTAAGGATTTAGAAGATTTCATTCATCATCGGATAAGCAAACTAGAATTTTTAAAAAGACTTGAGAAACAAACACCAAATTTCACATTAGAACAAAAGGCTCATCAATTAATTGCAAATGGAGTCACGGATATGCGTGAAGTTTATCGTGTGGTTAAATAA
- a CDS encoding type II secretion system protein, protein MFKKWGFVGMFAMESHTKAFALLEFLIFILVLGILVSAMLGSLAVIGLENFRIVQDVDIYNVPICNKIVEHCVFRSSLLDSTLVYEMNATIP, encoded by the coding sequence ATGTTTAAAAAATGGGGATTTGTTGGAATGTTTGCAATGGAATCACACACAAAAGCTTTTGCCTTGCTAGAGTTTTTAATTTTTATTTTGGTGTTAGGCATATTGGTGTCTGCAATGTTGGGGAGTTTGGCTGTTATTGGGTTAGAAAATTTTAGAATTGTGCAAGATGTGGATATTTATAATGTTCCAATTTGTAACAAGATAGTGGAGCATTGCGTTTTTCGTTCTTCTCTTTTGGATTCCACTCTTGTTTATGAGATGAATGCCACGATTCCTTAA
- a CDS encoding type II secretion system protein: protein MRHAWTLIEMLFALILLGILGVLGGSTLLRIYQNYHHQNDSFIQEIQVQNALLQIKRLLENSYLESLMLSSGEEIGSNPLSLKGKSLIFYEKTQEYVVIGDYSLPCLHGFFVPESAKINNVLTLEFLSIDLGSNGVLNKKCSVYQKVNLPQKALFVTSDFIAPRDFYNSKFQGKILELNANQITLEIPHLFKTFMQAKAAIPIIPKMYFLYSISSLSFGDSIFLESKSQLQGVVRNTQEIIQEIADFKIAKTALGIALEICVNDARGNPHCANTLVVEVE, encoded by the coding sequence ATGCGACATGCATGGACTTTAATTGAGATGCTTTTTGCTTTAATTTTGTTAGGAATTTTAGGCGTTTTAGGTGGTTCAACCCTGCTTAGAATTTATCAGAATTATCATCATCAAAACGATAGCTTTATTCAAGAAATTCAAGTGCAAAATGCTTTATTGCAGATTAAACGCTTGCTTGAAAATTCTTATTTAGAAAGCCTTATGCTAAGTAGTGGCGAGGAGATTGGCTCAAACCCCTTGAGTCTTAAAGGTAAGAGTTTAATCTTTTATGAAAAAACGCAAGAATATGTGGTAATTGGAGATTATTCTCTACCTTGTCTGCACGGCTTTTTTGTGCCAGAGAGTGCCAAAATAAATAATGTTTTAACGCTAGAATTTTTGAGTATAGATTTGGGTTCTAATGGAGTCTTAAATAAAAAATGCTCTGTTTATCAAAAAGTAAATTTACCGCAAAAAGCACTTTTTGTTACTTCAGATTTCATTGCACCAAGAGATTTTTATAATTCTAAATTTCAAGGAAAGATTTTAGAGCTTAATGCCAATCAAATCACATTAGAGATTCCACATTTGTTTAAGACTTTTATGCAAGCAAAAGCTGCAATACCGATAATCCCTAAAATGTATTTTCTGTATTCTATTTCTTCCTTGTCCTTTGGGGATTCTATTTTTTTGGAATCCAAAAGCCAATTACAAGGCGTTGTGCGCAATACGCAAGAGATTATCCAAGAGATTGCGGATTTTAAGATTGCTAAAACCGCTTTGGGAATTGCGCTTGAGATTTGTGTTAATGATGCAAGAGGAAATCCACATTGCGCGAATACTCTTGTTGTTGAGGTTGAGTAA
- a CDS encoding CNNM domain-containing protein — MFSLIGYFLLAIVISFCCSVLEAALLSVTPPFMESYAKTHPKSGKILKYLKANIDNAVGAILVVNTFANTVGAAGVGAQAVEIFGQDWQGFVALFMTLCILYLSEILPKTIGATYWKMIVSPMSYCIFALYCITFPFVYISRIITHLFKRKDANQMSRDEILAIMDLGEKSGSINELEGDILEHLILQKTLKVKNIMMPKEKIFALQEEMSIEESLNIPNVHRYSRIPLYADTIDQIHSIVFKKSILHASLEKRGKEALKKIAKNITKVESEMGLLDLLEKFILQKEHLFLVVDSEQNIVGVVALEDVINAALGVGNLQHR, encoded by the coding sequence ATGTTTTCTCTAATTGGTTATTTTTTATTAGCAATCGTGATTTCTTTTTGTTGTTCCGTGCTAGAAGCAGCTTTGCTCTCTGTTACGCCACCTTTTATGGAAAGTTATGCAAAAACACACCCTAAAAGTGGCAAAATTTTAAAATATCTTAAGGCAAATATTGACAATGCTGTGGGGGCGATTTTGGTTGTCAATACTTTTGCTAACACCGTAGGCGCAGCAGGGGTTGGTGCGCAGGCAGTGGAGATTTTTGGGCAAGATTGGCAGGGATTTGTTGCTTTGTTTATGACATTGTGTATTTTATATCTTTCTGAAATTCTACCAAAAACGATTGGCGCAACTTATTGGAAAATGATTGTTTCCCCGATGTCTTATTGTATTTTTGCGCTTTATTGCATAACCTTTCCTTTTGTTTATATTTCACGTATTATTACGCATCTGTTCAAAAGAAAAGATGCAAACCAAATGAGTCGTGATGAGATTTTGGCGATTATGGATTTAGGGGAAAAAAGTGGCTCTATTAATGAATTAGAGGGAGATATTTTAGAACATTTGATTTTGCAAAAAACCCTGAAAGTCAAAAATATTATGATGCCAAAAGAGAAAATCTTTGCCTTACAAGAGGAAATGAGCATAGAGGAATCTTTGAATATTCCTAATGTTCATCGGTATTCTAGGATTCCTTTGTATGCTGATACGATAGACCAAATTCATTCTATCGTTTTTAAAAAGAGTATTTTACACGCTAGCCTTGAGAAAAGAGGGAAAGAGGCACTTAAGAAGATTGCAAAGAATATTACAAAGGTAGAATCCGAAATGGGGTTGCTAGATTTGCTAGAAAAATTTATTTTGCAGAAAGAGCATTTGTTTTTGGTTGTAGATAGTGAGCAAAATATTGTCGGCGTTGTCGCATTAGAAGATGTGATTAATGCTGCACTTGGTGTTGGTAATTTGCAGCATCGTTAG
- a CDS encoding CNNM domain-containing protein produces MILLIIYCLIAIVFTFLCSIMESVFLSITPSFVASFEKQNPKVGGYLKYLKENVDDAEGAILVLNTFATTAAATGVGIQVASLYGLNYQALGASILTIVLIYFSEILPKTIGATYWKILTPYVTLSIHYLLKIVFPFVIVAKLITRFVKTSSSLFIGRDEILAASQIGHQSGSISRREEFIIENLLKLKNYQAIDILTPRSVVVSLCYSDTIQKALNTQDIYNYSQIPVYGENVDSVIGIVHTQDILEVGLNKAQESVNQQTIGDLMRPVYVVSFNVSVLNLLNLFIAQKEQLFVVQDRYGQFYGVVTREDAIETLLGKEILDEFDKAADMQKVAQENIKKYRLKYSDKIKNI; encoded by the coding sequence ATGATTCTTTTAATTATCTATTGTTTAATTGCGATTGTTTTTACTTTTTTGTGCTCTATTATGGAATCTGTTTTTTTATCTATCACTCCCTCTTTTGTTGCAAGTTTTGAAAAACAAAATCCAAAAGTAGGTGGTTATCTGAAATATCTTAAAGAAAATGTAGATGACGCGGAGGGGGCGATTTTGGTATTAAATACCTTTGCAACAACTGCGGCAGCAACAGGAGTTGGAATCCAAGTCGCAAGCCTTTATGGGCTGAACTATCAGGCATTAGGAGCAAGCATTTTAACTATCGTGCTGATTTATTTCTCTGAAATTCTACCAAAAACGATTGGCGCAACTTATTGGAAGATTTTAACACCTTATGTAACTCTAAGCATTCATTACCTTTTGAAAATCGTCTTTCCTTTTGTGATTGTGGCAAAACTGATTACGCGTTTTGTCAAAACGAGTTCAAGTTTATTTATTGGACGCGATGAGATTCTAGCAGCAAGCCAAATTGGGCATCAAAGTGGCTCAATTTCTAGACGTGAGGAATTTATTATAGAGAATCTCTTAAAGTTGAAAAATTATCAAGCCATTGATATTCTCACACCTCGCAGTGTAGTGGTTTCGTTGTGTTATAGCGACACAATACAAAAGGCGTTAAATACGCAAGATATTTATAACTATTCGCAGATTCCTGTCTATGGAGAAAATGTAGATTCTGTGATTGGTATCGTGCATACACAAGATATTTTGGAGGTGGGCTTAAATAAAGCACAAGAGAGTGTCAATCAACAAACGATTGGCGATTTAATGCGTCCGGTATATGTCGTATCTTTTAATGTTTCCGTGTTAAATTTGTTAAATCTTTTTATTGCCCAAAAAGAACAGCTCTTTGTCGTGCAAGATAGATATGGGCAATTTTATGGAGTTGTAACGCGTGAAGATGCGATTGAAACCTTGCTTGGTAAAGAAATTTTAGATGAATTTGACAAAGCGGCAGATATGCAGAAGGTAGCGCAAGAAAATATCAAAAAATATCGCTTGAAATATTCTGATAAAATTAAAAATATTTAA
- a CDS encoding Na/Pi cotransporter family protein: MRNIILLLVFGILGYLFYESSSFLGASSGIAIFLFGVMCLKNGFSNFSTFIERVLKKWANTASKSLIFGAISTMIMQSSGLVSVLAISFLSAGFITLGQGIGIIFGANVGTTIVAWVIAIAGVKFDISSITMPLLVFGVILNFQSSKTARAFGSILCGIGFFFLGISLVKSGFNDLKDIIDIAQYGQIPGIKGVALFVLVGIILTVVMQSSNASLLVAITILAAGQMSYENALGFAIGSNIGSTVMAIIGSIGTTIAGKRLAAAHLLFNSVTALVAVIFLHQMIFVVRFFCSEVGIASNDYILQLTAFHTLFNLVGIALMMPFIGKMVQFLEKVIVDKKAKEYEPIYLNDSIVEYPDTAIEALRNEMEHLYDNCFLVLTYALGFTRKEIHSNTPFREIIAKKKLYRRDVDFDNFYQKNIKYLFDKMFDFATIAQTHIHDKEQMNEIVHIKNAARRAVESVHQLKMLYRNLKSTTQTSNGALMELYNEIRIDLAELLRSIENLEKSSDENIQLILASIRKVSQQLDQTDDNAINKVEKLILDNKINATNVSSILNDIDTANKISKDLLVMTQHLYTEQYAPIN, translated from the coding sequence ATGCGAAATATTATATTGCTTCTTGTTTTTGGTATTTTAGGGTATTTATTCTATGAGTCTAGTTCTTTTTTGGGTGCAAGTTCTGGAATCGCAATTTTCTTATTTGGAGTAATGTGTCTCAAAAATGGATTTAGTAACTTTAGCACTTTTATTGAAAGAGTGTTAAAAAAATGGGCAAATACTGCCTCAAAAAGCCTAATTTTTGGTGCAATCTCCACAATGATTATGCAAAGTAGCGGACTTGTTTCCGTACTTGCTATTTCCTTTCTCTCTGCAGGATTTATTACATTGGGGCAGGGAATTGGGATTATCTTTGGTGCGAATGTTGGCACGACAATTGTCGCTTGGGTGATTGCGATTGCTGGGGTAAAATTTGACATCTCCTCTATTACTATGCCTTTGCTTGTTTTTGGCGTGATTCTAAACTTCCAAAGCTCCAAAACTGCAAGGGCATTTGGCTCTATCCTATGTGGAATTGGTTTTTTCTTTTTGGGTATTTCGCTTGTCAAAAGCGGCTTTAATGATTTAAAAGACATTATAGACATTGCGCAATATGGGCAAATACCGGGCATTAAGGGGGTAGCACTTTTTGTGCTTGTGGGCATTATTTTAACCGTGGTAATGCAAAGCTCCAATGCAAGTTTGCTCGTAGCCATTACGATTCTAGCAGCCGGACAAATGAGCTATGAAAATGCACTTGGTTTTGCGATTGGCTCAAATATAGGTAGCACCGTAATGGCAATCATCGGCTCTATTGGCACGACGATTGCAGGCAAGCGACTTGCAGCAGCGCATTTGCTTTTTAATAGTGTAACTGCGCTTGTGGCAGTGATTTTCTTGCACCAAATGATTTTTGTCGTGCGATTCTTTTGCAGTGAAGTTGGAATCGCAAGCAATGATTACATCTTGCAACTCACCGCATTCCACACGTTGTTTAATCTCGTCGGCATTGCGCTGATGATGCCATTTATTGGCAAAATGGTGCAATTCCTTGAAAAAGTTATCGTGGATAAAAAAGCGAAAGAATACGAACCAATTTACCTAAACGATTCTATTGTAGAATACCCAGACACCGCGATTGAAGCCTTGCGCAATGAAATGGAACATCTCTATGATAACTGCTTCTTAGTTCTTACCTATGCGCTTGGATTTACACGCAAAGAGATTCATTCCAACACACCTTTCCGTGAAATTATTGCGAAGAAAAAACTTTATCGGCGTGATGTAGATTTTGATAATTTTTATCAAAAAAATATCAAATATTTGTTTGATAAAATGTTTGACTTTGCAACGATTGCACAAACTCATATCCACGACAAAGAACAGATGAATGAGATTGTCCATATCAAAAATGCCGCGCGTCGTGCGGTAGAATCCGTGCATCAACTCAAAATGCTTTATCGCAATCTAAAAAGCACGACACAAACTTCTAATGGTGCGCTAATGGAGCTTTATAATGAAATACGTATTGATTTAGCCGAGCTTTTACGCAGTATTGAGAATCTTGAAAAAAGCTCCGATGAGAATATTCAATTAATTCTTGCGAGCATTCGTAAGGTTTCTCAGCAATTAGACCAAACCGATGACAATGCAATCAATAAGGTAGAAAAACTGATTCTTGATAATAAAATCAATGCGACAAATGTTTCCTCTATCTTAAACGACATTGACACCGCAAACAAAATCAGCAAAGACTTACTAGTGATGACACAGCATCTTTACACCGAACAATACGCGCCCATAAATTAA